A window of the Mesobacillus boroniphilus genome harbors these coding sequences:
- the clpC gene encoding ATP-dependent protease ATP-binding subunit ClpC gives MMFGRFTERAQKVLALAQEEAIRLGHNNIGTEHILLGLVREGEGIAAKALYGLGLGAEKIQKEVENLIGRGQETSQTIHYTPRAKKVIELSMDEARKLGHSYVGTEHILLGLIREGEGVAARVLNNLGVSLNKARQQVLQLLGSNETSGHQGGGAANANTPTLDSLARDLTAIAREGSLDPVIGRSKEIQRVIEVLSRRTKNNPVLIGEPGVGKTAIAEGLAQQIVNNEVPEILRDKRVMTLDMGTVVAGTKYRGEFEDRLKKVMDEIRQAGNIILFIDELHTLIGAGGAEGAIDASNILKPSLARGELQCIGATTLDEYRKYIEKDAALERRFQPITVDEPTAEESVQILKGLRDRYEAHHRVSITDAAIDAAVKLSDRYISDRFLPDKAIDLIDEAGSKVRLRSYTTPPNLKELEVKLEEVRKEKDASVQSQEFEKAASLRDTEQRLREQLENTKKSWKEKQGKENSEVTVEDIAHVVSSWTNIPVSKLAQTETDKLLNLEEILHSRVIGQDEAVKAVSKAVRRARAGLKDPKRPIGSFIFLGPTGVGKTELARALAESMFGDEDAMIRVDMSEYMEKHSTSRLVGSPPGYVGYDEGGQLTEKVRRKPYSVILLDEIEKAHPDVFNILLQVLEDGRLTDSKGRTVDFRNTIMILTSNVGAEALKRNKYVGFNIQDGEQDYKDMKGKVMEELKKAFRPEFLNRIDEIIVFHALEKPHLKEIVTLMSDQLVKRLSEQEITLELTEAAKEKISEEGYDPEYGARPLRRAIQKHIEDQLSEELLKGTVLTGQNVVIDVENGEFVVKTPEGSAKA, from the coding sequence ATGATGTTTGGACGATTTACCGAGAGGGCACAAAAAGTATTGGCACTCGCACAGGAAGAGGCAATTCGCCTTGGACATAACAATATCGGCACAGAACACATCTTACTTGGCCTTGTGCGTGAAGGTGAGGGCATTGCGGCAAAGGCGCTTTACGGACTTGGTCTTGGAGCAGAGAAAATCCAGAAGGAAGTTGAAAACCTGATTGGCCGCGGCCAGGAAACTTCCCAGACAATCCACTATACTCCAAGGGCTAAGAAGGTCATCGAGCTTTCAATGGATGAGGCAAGGAAGTTGGGCCATTCTTATGTTGGAACTGAACATATCCTGCTCGGATTAATCCGTGAGGGAGAGGGCGTGGCTGCAAGAGTACTGAACAACCTTGGAGTCAGTCTCAACAAGGCCCGACAGCAGGTTCTTCAGTTGCTTGGAAGCAATGAAACTTCCGGACATCAGGGAGGAGGAGCGGCAAATGCCAACACTCCGACACTTGATAGCCTTGCAAGAGATTTAACAGCTATCGCAAGGGAAGGCAGCCTTGACCCGGTCATCGGCCGCAGCAAGGAAATCCAGCGTGTTATCGAAGTGTTAAGCCGCCGTACTAAGAACAACCCGGTATTAATTGGAGAGCCTGGTGTAGGTAAAACAGCTATTGCTGAAGGACTGGCACAGCAAATCGTCAATAATGAGGTACCGGAAATCCTTCGTGACAAGCGCGTCATGACTCTTGATATGGGAACTGTTGTTGCAGGAACTAAGTACCGCGGTGAATTTGAGGATCGCCTGAAAAAGGTCATGGATGAAATCCGCCAGGCCGGAAATATCATTCTTTTCATCGATGAGCTTCATACACTGATTGGTGCCGGCGGAGCAGAGGGTGCGATTGACGCTTCCAATATCCTGAAGCCTTCATTGGCGCGTGGTGAACTGCAATGTATCGGCGCGACCACACTTGATGAGTACCGTAAATACATTGAAAAGGATGCTGCGCTAGAACGACGTTTCCAGCCGATTACTGTAGATGAGCCGACTGCGGAAGAGTCAGTCCAAATTTTAAAAGGGCTTCGTGACCGCTATGAAGCTCACCATAGAGTATCGATTACGGATGCGGCAATAGATGCGGCAGTGAAATTATCTGACCGTTACATCTCTGACCGTTTCCTTCCGGATAAAGCGATTGACCTAATTGATGAAGCTGGTTCGAAGGTTCGCCTGCGTTCCTATACAACTCCGCCTAACCTTAAGGAGCTTGAGGTGAAGCTAGAGGAAGTACGCAAGGAAAAGGATGCTTCTGTACAAAGCCAGGAGTTTGAAAAGGCTGCTTCATTAAGAGATACAGAACAGCGTCTTCGTGAACAGCTAGAAAATACGAAGAAGTCATGGAAAGAAAAGCAGGGTAAGGAAAACAGTGAGGTGACAGTAGAAGATATCGCACATGTGGTATCCAGCTGGACGAATATCCCTGTTTCTAAGCTCGCGCAAACAGAAACAGATAAACTGCTGAACCTGGAGGAAATCCTTCACTCACGTGTCATAGGCCAGGATGAAGCTGTTAAGGCGGTTTCCAAGGCAGTAAGACGTGCGCGTGCAGGTTTGAAGGATCCGAAACGTCCGATTGGTTCATTCATCTTCCTTGGGCCAACAGGTGTTGGTAAAACGGAATTGGCAAGAGCTTTGGCAGAGTCGATGTTTGGAGATGAAGATGCAATGATTCGCGTCGATATGTCCGAGTATATGGAGAAGCATTCGACATCTCGTCTTGTTGGTTCACCTCCGGGCTATGTTGGATATGATGAAGGCGGCCAGCTGACTGAGAAGGTCCGCAGAAAGCCATATTCCGTCATATTGCTGGATGAAATTGAAAAAGCGCATCCGGATGTGTTCAACATTTTGCTGCAGGTACTCGAGGATGGTCGTTTGACTGACTCCAAGGGCCGAACAGTCGATTTCCGCAATACGATTATGATCCTGACATCCAATGTCGGAGCAGAAGCGTTAAAACGGAATAAGTATGTTGGCTTCAATATCCAGGATGGCGAACAGGATTACAAAGATATGAAGGGCAAGGTGATGGAAGAGCTGAAAAAGGCGTTCCGTCCTGAGTTCTTGAACCGTATCGATGAGATCATCGTCTTCCATGCTCTTGAAAAGCCACATCTGAAAGAAATCGTGACATTGATGTCTGATCAGCTTGTGAAGCGTTTGAGTGAACAGGAAATCACGCTTGAGCTGACAGAAGCGGCAAAAGAGAAAATATCCGAGGAAGGCTACGATCCAGAATATGGCGCACGTCCTTTGCGCAGGGCAATCCAGAAGCATATCGAAGACCAGCTGTCTGAAGAATTGCTGAAAGGAACCGTCCTCACTGGGCAAAATGTTGTCATTGATGTAGAAAATGGCGAGTTCGTCGTCAAGACACCAGAAGGATCGGCAAAAGCTTAA
- the disA gene encoding DNA integrity scanning diadenylate cyclase DisA, with amino-acid sequence MEHRGLEEKGLGEILQFIAPGTPLRDGIDNVLRAKTGGLIVFGYNEKVKNLVDGGFEINCRFSPSYLYELAKMDGAIILNETGSKILFANAQLAPDTGVPSTETGMRHRTAERVARQTKALVIAISQRRNVITLYQGHLRYALKEIGVILTKANQAIQTLEKYKVVLEQSITNLGILEFEDLVTYNDLLQVIHRFEMVLRIKTELLTYLSELGLEGRLIRLQMQELLSEMEREALLVIKDYSAASEVKAEDVMARFQELSKAGVIEDSTILKLLGHQGYVHMDEFICPRGYRMLNKIPRLPMIIIENLIKRFGKFTNMISATVEELDDVEGIGEVRARKIKEGFKLIRDQLMADRQM; translated from the coding sequence TTGGAACATAGAGGGCTTGAAGAAAAAGGGTTAGGTGAAATCCTTCAATTTATCGCTCCAGGTACGCCCCTAAGGGATGGAATCGATAATGTGCTCCGGGCCAAGACAGGCGGTTTGATTGTGTTTGGATACAATGAAAAAGTTAAAAATCTGGTTGATGGCGGCTTTGAAATCAACTGCAGGTTCAGCCCTAGCTATCTCTATGAATTGGCGAAGATGGATGGCGCGATCATCCTAAATGAGACTGGAAGCAAAATCTTATTCGCCAACGCCCAGTTAGCTCCTGATACGGGAGTACCTTCTACCGAAACAGGGATGAGGCACAGGACAGCAGAACGTGTGGCGAGGCAGACAAAGGCACTAGTCATCGCGATATCCCAGCGAAGGAACGTCATTACCCTGTACCAGGGACACCTGCGCTATGCCTTGAAGGAGATCGGTGTCATCTTGACTAAGGCGAACCAGGCAATCCAGACGCTGGAAAAGTATAAAGTCGTCCTTGAACAAAGCATTACCAATCTGGGAATCCTCGAATTTGAGGATCTTGTTACCTATAATGACTTGCTTCAGGTTATCCATCGCTTTGAAATGGTACTGAGAATCAAGACGGAGCTTTTGACGTATTTGAGCGAGCTCGGACTGGAAGGGCGGCTGATCCGCCTGCAAATGCAGGAACTTTTATCTGAAATGGAAAGAGAAGCATTGCTTGTCATCAAAGATTATTCAGCAGCATCGGAAGTGAAGGCAGAAGATGTGATGGCTCGTTTCCAGGAGCTTTCGAAGGCCGGAGTCATCGAGGATTCTACCATCCTCAAGCTTCTTGGTCATCAGGGATATGTGCATATGGATGAATTCATCTGTCCTCGAGGATACCGGATGCTGAATAAGATTCCGCGTCTGCCGATGATCATTATCGAAAACTTGATCAAGCGTTTTGGCAAATTCACGAATATGATTTCAGCAACCGTAGAAGAGTTGGATGACGTTGAAGGTATTGGTGAAGTAAGAGCCCGGAAAATCAAAGAAGGCTTCAAACTCATTAGGGACCAGCTGATGGCAGACCGTCAAATGTAA
- a CDS encoding UvrB/UvrC motif-containing protein: MICQECNQRPATLHFTNYSNGEKTELHLCEICAQEKGELFMMNNSPVFSINNLLAGLLNMEPAFTEQKKEAFDAEQVAKCPQCSMTFPQFVKVGRFGCATCYDAFREQLTPIVRRLHSGNSMHNGKIPKRIGSDLHLRKTIDQLKQNLKNLISAEEFEKAAETRDQIRELERKLSAGQEGGE; this comes from the coding sequence ATGATCTGCCAAGAGTGTAATCAAAGGCCGGCAACGCTGCACTTCACGAATTATTCAAATGGAGAAAAAACGGAACTGCACTTGTGTGAGATATGCGCACAAGAAAAAGGCGAACTGTTTATGATGAACAACAGCCCTGTTTTTTCGATCAATAACCTGCTTGCCGGATTGTTGAATATGGAACCTGCTTTTACGGAACAGAAAAAGGAAGCCTTTGACGCTGAGCAAGTTGCCAAGTGCCCGCAATGTTCGATGACGTTTCCACAGTTTGTGAAAGTAGGGAGGTTTGGCTGTGCGACTTGCTATGATGCTTTTCGCGAACAGTTGACCCCGATTGTAAGGAGACTCCATAGTGGTAATTCCATGCATAATGGGAAAATCCCTAAAAGAATTGGCAGCGACCTTCATTTAAGGAAAACAATCGATCAGCTTAAGCAAAATTTGAAGAACCTGATTTCAGCAGAGGAATTTGAGAAAGCTGCTGAGACGCGGGACCAGATCAGGGAACTTGAAAGGAAATTGTCAGCAGGTCAAGAGGGAGGGGAGTAG
- the radA gene encoding DNA repair protein RadA: MAKRKTKFMCQECGYESPKWMGKCPGCGQWNKMVEEVESTGSTRRGAFANTGNTGVAAKATPITSIETISEPRITTDLNELNRVLGGGVVRGSLVLIGGDPGIGKSTLLLQVSYQLAKKAHSVLYISGEESMRQTKLRADRLGVTSENLLVYSETNLHEISLTIENTKPDFVIVDSIQTIFHPEVTSAPGSVSQVRECTAELMRIAKTKGIAIFIVGHVTKEGSIAGPRLLEHMVDTVLYFEGERHHTYRILRAVKNRFGSTNEMGIFEMKEVGLEEVANPSEIFLEERSQGASGSTVVASMEGTRPVLVEIQALISPTSFGNPRRMATGIDHNRVSLLMAVLEKRVGLLLANQDAYLKVAGGVKLDEPAIDLAVAVSIASSFRDKPTRASDCIIGEVGLTGEVRRVSRIEQRVQEAAKLGFERIILPENNLGGWTPPRGVELIGVSSVSHALKVTLGG, translated from the coding sequence ATGGCGAAAAGAAAAACGAAATTCATGTGCCAGGAATGCGGCTATGAATCTCCCAAATGGATGGGGAAATGTCCGGGATGCGGACAATGGAATAAGATGGTCGAGGAAGTGGAGAGCACTGGCTCGACAAGAAGAGGAGCTTTTGCCAATACAGGAAATACGGGTGTTGCCGCAAAGGCTACTCCGATCACCAGTATTGAAACAATCAGCGAGCCGCGGATTACGACAGACTTGAATGAGTTGAACCGCGTACTTGGCGGCGGCGTTGTCAGGGGATCGCTTGTGTTGATTGGCGGAGACCCTGGTATCGGTAAATCAACACTATTGCTTCAGGTATCTTACCAGCTGGCCAAAAAGGCTCATTCAGTCCTTTATATTTCAGGTGAGGAGTCAATGAGGCAAACAAAGCTGCGCGCAGATCGCCTTGGAGTAACATCGGAAAACCTGCTCGTTTATTCGGAAACAAATCTTCATGAAATCAGCCTGACAATTGAAAATACCAAACCGGATTTTGTCATTGTGGACTCAATTCAAACCATTTTCCACCCGGAAGTGACCTCTGCTCCGGGGAGTGTGTCACAGGTAAGGGAATGTACAGCCGAGTTAATGAGGATTGCTAAAACAAAGGGAATTGCGATTTTCATCGTCGGCCATGTCACGAAGGAAGGCTCTATCGCCGGACCAAGGCTGCTGGAGCATATGGTTGATACAGTTCTTTATTTTGAAGGTGAGAGACACCATACGTATAGAATCCTCCGTGCCGTCAAAAACCGTTTCGGGTCGACGAATGAAATGGGTATCTTCGAGATGAAGGAAGTAGGTCTTGAAGAAGTGGCAAACCCTTCGGAGATTTTTTTAGAGGAAAGATCCCAGGGTGCTTCAGGTTCAACGGTCGTGGCCTCGATGGAAGGAACGCGGCCTGTATTGGTTGAAATCCAGGCGCTGATCTCGCCAACGAGTTTTGGGAATCCAAGGCGGATGGCTACTGGAATCGACCATAACCGCGTTTCGCTGCTGATGGCGGTGCTGGAGAAGCGTGTTGGGTTGTTGTTGGCTAACCAGGATGCTTATTTGAAGGTTGCCGGCGGAGTGAAGCTAGACGAACCGGCGATTGACCTTGCGGTGGCGGTCAGCATTGCTTCGAGCTTCAGGGATAAACCGACCCGCGCCTCCGATTGTATTATCGGTGAGGTGGGCCTGACCGGAGAAGTCAGGAGGGTCTCGAGGATCGAACAACGCGTCCAGGAAGCGGCGAAGCTTGGCTTTGAAAGAATTATTTTACCGGAGAATAATCTTGGCGGATGGACTCCACCACGGGGAGTGGAGCTTATCGGGGTATCATCTGTCAGCCATGCATTAAAAGTCACCTTGGGAGGTTGA
- a CDS encoding protein arginine kinase, with protein MSLEKFINQAVSSWMSDDGPDSDIVLSSRIRFARNLDEYNFPTLFTNGEAEVVVGTIMERANNTSPATFGQLEMIKMGEIPPLQKRVLVEKHLISPNLAENSVHGAVLLSDNEEVSIMINEEDHIRIQCLFPGFQLSEALQAANEIDDWLEEYVNYAFDEKFGYLTSCPTNVGTGLRASVMMHLPGLVLTQQMNRIVPAINQLGLVVRGIYGEGSEALGNIFQISNQITLGKSEEDIVDDLKSVVSQIISQERSAREALAKTSNIQLEDRVFRSYGTLANSRIIETKEAARCLSDLRLGIDMGFIKNISKSILNELMILTQPGFLQQYAGGPLRPNERDIRRAALIRERLKMETKDESGG; from the coding sequence ATGTCATTGGAGAAGTTTATCAATCAGGCTGTCAGCTCCTGGATGAGTGATGATGGTCCTGATTCAGATATCGTCCTTAGCTCTCGCATCCGCTTCGCAAGAAACCTTGATGAATATAATTTTCCGACGCTGTTCACCAATGGAGAGGCAGAAGTAGTAGTAGGTACGATTATGGAACGTGCCAATAATACATCACCAGCTACCTTTGGTCAGTTGGAAATGATTAAAATGGGTGAAATTCCACCTTTGCAGAAAAGGGTGTTAGTCGAGAAGCATTTGATTAGTCCGAATCTAGCAGAAAACTCGGTTCATGGTGCCGTCTTACTATCTGACAATGAAGAAGTGAGCATCATGATCAATGAGGAAGACCACATCAGGATTCAATGTTTATTCCCAGGCTTCCAGCTAAGTGAAGCTCTACAGGCTGCCAATGAAATCGATGACTGGCTCGAGGAATATGTTAATTATGCGTTTGATGAGAAGTTCGGCTATTTGACCAGCTGTCCGACCAATGTAGGCACCGGCCTAAGGGCTTCGGTGATGATGCACCTGCCTGGTCTTGTTTTAACACAGCAAATGAACCGTATTGTCCCGGCGATTAACCAGCTTGGTTTGGTGGTAAGAGGTATTTACGGCGAGGGCAGTGAAGCGCTCGGCAATATTTTTCAAATTTCGAACCAAATTACACTTGGAAAGTCGGAAGAGGACATTGTGGATGATTTGAAAAGTGTCGTAAGCCAGATTATATCTCAGGAAAGGTCGGCCCGGGAAGCATTAGCTAAGACTTCGAACATACAATTAGAAGACAGAGTGTTTCGGTCATATGGAACACTTGCCAACAGCAGAATCATCGAAACGAAGGAAGCCGCCCGCTGTCTATCTGATTTACGGCTTGGAATAGATATGGGTTTTATAAAAAATATTTCAAAATCGATTTTGAATGAATTGATGATATTAACTCAGCCTGGGTTTTTACAGCAATATGCGGGAGGACCCTTAAGACCGAATGAACGGGATATCCGCAGGGCTGCTTTAATAAGAGAACGTTTGAAAATGGAAACAAAAGACGAGTCAGGAGGATGA
- a CDS encoding PIN/TRAM domain-containing protein, whose translation MLRRIIQACFLIIGGTLGIFLIPDLLSLMNAGDMTLINNPYVTAVLGALIFYLLTFWAVDPVTNFVKWAEESLIKAPITDVLFGSVGLFFGLLVAFLVGFALNAIQVPVVNTVAPTLLTLLFGYLGFQVGFKKRDELLGLFSKSKKKGTEEETEKESRAREWKILDTSVIIDGRVADICQTGFLEGTIVIPQFVLEELQHIADSSDVLKRNRGRRGLDILNRIQKELKIKVEIYEGDFEDIQEVDSKLVKLAKLTNGVVVTNDFNLNKVCELQKVAVLNINDLANAVKPVVLPGEELSIQVIKDGKEHNQGIAYLDDGTMIVVEEGRDYIGKRIDVLVTSVLQTSAGRMIFAKPKLLEKSIIS comes from the coding sequence ATGTTAAGACGTATCATTCAAGCCTGCTTCCTGATCATTGGGGGAACGCTTGGTATATTCTTAATTCCTGATTTATTATCATTAATGAACGCGGGAGACATGACTCTCATCAATAATCCTTATGTTACTGCTGTTTTGGGCGCACTTATTTTTTATCTTCTTACTTTTTGGGCCGTAGATCCTGTGACCAATTTTGTGAAGTGGGCTGAAGAGTCGCTGATCAAGGCACCAATTACTGATGTCCTCTTCGGCAGTGTCGGCCTATTCTTTGGTTTGCTGGTGGCATTTTTAGTTGGATTTGCCCTAAATGCAATCCAGGTGCCTGTTGTGAATACAGTTGCACCGACGCTCCTGACACTTTTATTTGGTTACCTTGGATTCCAGGTAGGTTTCAAAAAGCGTGATGAACTGCTTGGTTTATTTTCAAAGTCGAAGAAAAAAGGCACTGAAGAAGAGACGGAAAAAGAAAGTCGTGCAAGAGAGTGGAAGATACTCGATACAAGTGTGATTATTGATGGCAGGGTTGCTGATATCTGCCAGACTGGGTTCCTTGAAGGCACCATCGTAATCCCGCAATTTGTCCTGGAAGAATTACAGCATATCGCTGATTCATCTGACGTGTTGAAGCGCAATCGCGGACGCCGCGGATTGGACATCCTTAACCGGATACAAAAGGAACTTAAGATTAAGGTTGAAATTTATGAAGGTGATTTTGAAGACATACAGGAAGTTGACAGCAAGCTGGTGAAGCTGGCAAAGCTGACAAATGGTGTTGTCGTCACGAATGATTTCAACCTGAACAAAGTATGTGAATTGCAGAAGGTTGCTGTGCTTAATATTAATGACCTGGCCAATGCGGTAAAACCAGTTGTCCTTCCAGGAGAAGAATTGAGTATCCAGGTAATCAAGGATGGCAAGGAACATAACCAGGGCATTGCGTACCTGGATGATGGCACCATGATCGTAGTCGAAGAAGGCCGCGATTATATCGGAAAGCGTATCGATGTGCTCGTAACAAGTGTGTTGCAAACATCAGCCGGCAGGATGATTTTTGCAAAGCCAAAACTGTTGGAAAAAAGCATAATCAGTTGA